The following coding sequences lie in one Thermoanaerobaculia bacterium genomic window:
- the sufD gene encoding Fe-S cluster assembly protein SufD has protein sequence MADLSAVSAPPPPAPPAAPASPPNAAVGFFAADFSRLQGAETSASRRALRAKAWEHFERQGFPTLRQEEWRFTNVAPVGKTLFRRPAAVDRAQLAAGVDAFRLAGTVELVFVDGRFDAGLSATELPAGLTVTHVSCPSDASRADALLGSVAGIDTRPFAAVATALFEELAFVEVAPGAVVDAPLHLLFYSTAQEVPGASFPRTLIHAGEHSQATIVESYAGDTDAVYLTCPVTEIVAEAAAIVDHYKFQRDSREAFHLSGLALATARGSSVSTHSFSLGGGIVRHDIQARLAGEGSEATLNGLYLVDGRQVCDTHMRVDHVAAHCDSHELYKGILDGRSRAVFNGRIFVHKGAQKTDAKQTNRNLLLSDDALVNTNPQLEIFADDVKCTHGSTVGQLDDDAIFYLRSRGIGAEAAKSLLTYAFASDLVERAKVPALARELREFLFHWIPQGDVVRDAV, from the coding sequence ATGGCCGACCTGAGCGCAGTCTCCGCGCCGCCGCCGCCCGCCCCCCCGGCTGCACCGGCGAGCCCTCCGAACGCCGCTGTCGGATTCTTCGCCGCCGACTTCTCTCGCCTCCAGGGCGCGGAGACCTCCGCCTCGCGCCGGGCCCTGCGCGCCAAGGCCTGGGAGCATTTCGAGCGCCAGGGCTTCCCGACCCTGCGCCAGGAGGAGTGGCGGTTCACCAACGTCGCCCCGGTCGGCAAGACGCTCTTTCGCCGTCCCGCCGCAGTCGACCGCGCGCAGCTCGCCGCCGGCGTCGACGCCTTCCGGCTGGCCGGCACTGTCGAGCTCGTCTTCGTCGACGGACGATTCGACGCCGGGCTGTCGGCGACCGAGCTCCCGGCCGGCCTGACGGTGACGCACGTCTCCTGTCCTTCGGACGCGAGCCGCGCCGACGCCCTCCTGGGGAGCGTCGCCGGCATCGACACACGCCCGTTCGCGGCGGTTGCGACCGCCCTCTTCGAGGAGCTCGCCTTCGTCGAAGTGGCGCCCGGAGCGGTCGTCGATGCCCCCCTCCACCTGCTCTTCTACTCGACGGCGCAGGAGGTCCCGGGTGCGAGCTTTCCGCGCACGCTGATCCACGCTGGCGAGCACTCCCAGGCGACCATCGTCGAGAGCTACGCCGGCGACACCGATGCGGTCTACCTGACCTGCCCGGTCACCGAGATCGTCGCGGAGGCGGCCGCCATCGTCGACCACTACAAATTCCAGCGCGACAGCCGGGAGGCATTTCATCTGTCCGGCCTGGCGCTCGCGACCGCTCGCGGATCGAGTGTCTCGACCCATTCTTTCTCGCTCGGCGGCGGGATCGTCCGCCACGACATCCAGGCCCGGCTCGCCGGGGAGGGGAGCGAGGCGACCCTGAACGGCCTCTATCTCGTCGACGGCCGGCAGGTCTGCGACACCCACATGCGCGTCGACCACGTAGCGGCCCATTGCGACAGCCACGAGCTCTACAAGGGAATCCTCGACGGCCGGTCGCGGGCCGTCTTCAACGGCCGGATCTTCGTGCACAAGGGGGCGCAGAAGACCGACGCCAAGCAGACCAACCGCAATCTCTTGCTCTCGGACGACGCGCTGGTCAACACCAATCCGCAGCTCGAGATCTTCGCCGACGACGTCAAGTGCACGCACGGCTCGACGGTCGGGCAGCTCGACGACGACGCCATCTTCTACCTGCGCTCGCGCGGCATTGGCGCCGAAGCGGCGAAGAGCCTGCTGACCTACGCCTTCGCCAGCGACCTCGTGGAGCGGGCCAAGGTCCCGGCCCTGGCACGGGAGCTGCGCGAGTTCCTCTTTCACTGGATCCCGCAGGGTGATGTCGTCCGCGACGCCGTCTGA
- a CDS encoding cysteine desulfurase encodes MSSATPSEAVPRGELDVERLRDDFPILARRIGEAPLSYLDSAATCQKPRPVLVAMQRFCEESYGSVARGVHQLAAEATRQYEAARARVGAFLGAASAEEIVFVRGTTEAANLVAWSFARPRLAAGDEILVTELEHHSNLVPWQMVCEERGAHLVVVPVDERGEVDPEEFSSRLGPRTKLAAFAHVSNALGTVLPVAELVRRAHAADVPVFVDGAQSAPHMRVDVAALGCDFFAFSGHKVYGPTGIGALYGRQELLAAMPPWQGGGGMIRSVTFEATTYDDPPRRFEAGTPAAVEAIGLAAAIDYVEAIGWPAIERHERSLVEAAVRGLEAIPGLSLIGRPRERAGVVSFVLAGIHAHDLGTVLDHYGVAVRAGHHCAQPLMRRFGVPATVRASFALYNTHDEVAALLRALAGAQAIFGTAGGRDASGERREGGR; translated from the coding sequence ATGTCGTCCGCGACGCCGTCTGAGGCCGTCCCGCGAGGGGAGCTCGACGTCGAGCGCCTGCGGGACGATTTCCCGATCCTCGCCCGCCGGATCGGCGAGGCGCCGCTCTCCTACCTCGACAGCGCGGCGACCTGCCAGAAGCCGCGCCCGGTCCTCGTCGCCATGCAGCGGTTCTGCGAGGAGAGCTACGGCTCGGTGGCGCGCGGTGTTCATCAGCTCGCAGCCGAGGCGACCCGGCAGTACGAAGCGGCCCGGGCCCGGGTCGGAGCCTTCCTGGGAGCCGCCTCGGCGGAGGAGATCGTCTTCGTGCGCGGCACGACCGAAGCGGCGAATCTCGTCGCCTGGAGCTTCGCACGCCCGAGGCTCGCGGCCGGCGACGAGATTCTGGTCACCGAGCTCGAGCACCACTCGAATCTCGTTCCCTGGCAGATGGTCTGCGAGGAGCGCGGCGCGCATCTGGTCGTCGTCCCGGTCGACGAGCGCGGCGAAGTCGATCCGGAGGAGTTCTCGAGCCGTCTCGGGCCGCGCACGAAGCTCGCCGCCTTCGCGCACGTTTCGAACGCGCTCGGCACCGTTCTGCCGGTGGCCGAGCTGGTACGACGCGCGCACGCTGCCGACGTGCCGGTTTTCGTCGACGGCGCGCAGTCGGCCCCCCATATGCGGGTCGACGTCGCAGCGCTCGGCTGCGACTTCTTCGCCTTCTCGGGCCACAAGGTCTACGGTCCGACCGGAATTGGAGCGCTCTACGGGCGGCAGGAGCTCCTCGCCGCCATGCCGCCCTGGCAGGGCGGCGGCGGCATGATCCGGAGCGTTACCTTCGAGGCGACGACCTACGACGACCCGCCGCGCCGTTTCGAGGCAGGCACACCGGCCGCAGTCGAAGCGATCGGTCTCGCCGCGGCCATCGACTACGTCGAGGCGATCGGCTGGCCGGCGATCGAGCGCCACGAACGGAGCCTGGTCGAAGCGGCGGTCCGAGGTCTCGAAGCGATTCCGGGTCTCTCCCTCATCGGCCGGCCGCGGGAACGCGCCGGAGTGGTCTCGTTCGTGCTCGCCGGCATCCACGCCCACGACCTCGGAACGGTGCTCGACCACTACGGAGTCGCGGTGCGCGCCGGACATCATTGCGCGCAGCCGCTCATGCGCCGGTTCGGTGTGCCGGCGACCGTGCGCGCCTCGTTCGCGCTCTACAACACCCACGACGAGGTCGCGGCCCTGCTGCGGGCGCTCGCGGGAGCCCAGGCGATCTTCGGTACGGCGGGCGGCCGGGACGCAAGCGGCGAGCGCCGGGAGGGCGGCAGATGA
- a CDS encoding SUF system NifU family Fe-S cluster assembly protein, translated as MNELQVLYQEVLLDHYRSPRNQGHLASPTGRAEGHNPLCGDRIAVEVEVEGERLQKVAFEGGGCAISTASASLMTEAVAGMTQSEIAELFDQFRKAVTGDPAADPEPLGKLAVLCGVKDFPMRVKCATLAWHTLLAALAGGGKVSTE; from the coding sequence ATGAACGAGCTCCAGGTGCTCTATCAGGAGGTGCTGCTCGACCACTATCGCAGCCCGCGCAACCAGGGCCATCTGGCCTCGCCGACGGGCCGTGCCGAGGGTCACAATCCGCTCTGTGGCGACCGCATCGCGGTCGAGGTCGAGGTGGAGGGCGAACGCCTGCAGAAAGTGGCGTTCGAGGGCGGCGGCTGTGCCATTTCCACCGCCTCCGCTTCGCTCATGACCGAAGCGGTCGCCGGCATGACGCAGAGCGAGATCGCGGAGCTCTTCGACCAGTTCCGCAAGGCGGTGACCGGCGATCCGGCCGCCGATCCCGAGCCGCTCGGCAAGCTCGCCGTCCTCTGCGGCGTCAAGGATTTTCCGATGCGGGTGAAGTGCGCGACCCTGGCCTGGCACACGCTGTTGGCGGCGCTCGCCGGCGGCGGCAAGGTCTCGACCGAATAG
- a CDS encoding DUF3108 domain-containing protein: MTRARPHLAGRRTLPARLRLAVLVLLLAPTAVLRADETLHYRWKIEGFFGALAGLFFPSHGDARLSQSTLASGNLQSSLLITSDEVKDASYFTYEAEIEPATGRTVTARSSQLWQGKQKDKSSPPLEAGTVDVASAIHLLRRTLPTTSQEMEIWSDGKLYPVQVQPAGTETRKVGGKSVETLHYTIRPLVRPERRVWKGELDLWFARDPQATPVEMLVARSPARLRLALVQKP; the protein is encoded by the coding sequence ATGACGCGCGCGCGACCGCACCTGGCCGGCCGACGGACGCTCCCGGCGCGGCTGCGGCTCGCTGTGCTGGTCTTGCTGCTCGCGCCGACCGCCGTCTTGCGGGCGGACGAGACGCTGCACTACCGCTGGAAGATCGAGGGCTTCTTCGGCGCCCTGGCCGGACTCTTCTTTCCCAGCCACGGCGACGCCAGGCTCAGCCAGTCCACCCTGGCCAGTGGGAATCTGCAAAGCTCCCTGCTCATCACCTCGGACGAGGTGAAAGACGCGAGCTACTTCACCTACGAGGCCGAGATCGAGCCCGCCACGGGACGCACGGTCACGGCGCGCTCGAGTCAGCTGTGGCAGGGCAAACAGAAGGACAAGTCGAGCCCGCCGCTCGAAGCGGGAACAGTCGATGTCGCCTCGGCGATCCACCTGCTGCGCCGGACCCTCCCCACGACCTCGCAGGAGATGGAGATCTGGTCCGACGGCAAGCTCTATCCCGTCCAGGTCCAGCCGGCCGGCACCGAAACACGCAAGGTCGGTGGAAAGTCGGTGGAGACGCTCCACTACACGATCCGGCCGCTGGTGCGTCCCGAGCGCCGGGTGTGGAAGGGTGAGCTCGATCTCTGGTTCGCTCGCGATCCGCAAGCGACGCCGGTCGAGATGCTGGTCGCCCGCTCGCCGGCGCGGCTGCGCCTCGCGCTCGTCCAGAAACCGTAG
- a CDS encoding superoxide dismutase, with amino-acid sequence MWNRREVLQGSTLALAGLALPATLAAGSTQDPIAGSPPAAKALGAFVLPPLPYAYDALEPAIDAETMRLHHGKHHATYVAKLNEAIAAAPDLAGKSVEELLRDLARVPEAVRTAVRNHGGGHANHTLFWTSMKPGGSAPPAGRLAAAVAAQFGSFDGLREQLTKAAGGVFGSGWAWLSLDAGKKLAVATLPNQDSPLSAGQAPLLGIDVWEHAYYLKYQNRRADYVQAFFSVVDWSAVGRRYEETVGPV; translated from the coding sequence ATGTGGAATCGAAGAGAGGTGTTGCAAGGTTCGACCCTGGCGCTGGCTGGACTCGCCCTGCCCGCGACGCTCGCTGCCGGCTCTACCCAGGACCCCATCGCCGGCTCGCCCCCGGCAGCCAAGGCGCTCGGCGCGTTCGTCCTGCCGCCGCTGCCCTACGCCTACGACGCGCTCGAACCGGCGATCGACGCCGAAACGATGCGGTTGCACCACGGCAAGCACCACGCGACCTATGTCGCCAAGTTGAACGAAGCCATCGCGGCCGCGCCGGACCTGGCCGGCAAGAGCGTCGAAGAGCTCCTGCGGGACCTCGCACGGGTGCCCGAGGCGGTGCGCACCGCGGTGCGCAACCACGGCGGCGGGCATGCCAATCACACCCTGTTCTGGACTTCCATGAAGCCCGGCGGATCCGCCCCGCCCGCCGGCCGGCTGGCAGCAGCGGTCGCCGCGCAGTTCGGGTCGTTCGACGGCCTGCGCGAGCAGCTGACGAAGGCCGCCGGGGGCGTCTTCGGCAGCGGCTGGGCCTGGCTGTCGCTCGACGCCGGCAAGAAGCTTGCTGTCGCGACGCTGCCCAATCAGGATTCGCCGCTGTCGGCGGGCCAGGCGCCGCTCCTCGGGATCGATGTCTGGGAGCACGCCTACTATCTGAAGTACCAGAATCGCCGCGCCGACTACGTCCAGGCCTTCTTCTCCGTCGTCGATTGGAGCGCGGTCGGACGGCGGTACGAGGAGACCGTCGGCCCGGTCTGA
- a CDS encoding sigma-70 family RNA polymerase sigma factor: MTPQPSDLELLQRVAVADREAFRLFYDRHAPQVLAYVRSLGRSRDASEDVVQEVFLAVWRKAGTYRPERGDVAGWLYTMTRNKVVDLWRKLPTGSDQSTEESLAALSERPEAESRVVSISLRKAMADLKLEQRQALELAYFGGLTYEETAERLKLPVGTLKSRIRAGLALMRGVLSESGSSSL; this comes from the coding sequence ATGACTCCTCAGCCCTCCGACCTCGAACTTTTGCAACGCGTCGCGGTCGCCGACCGAGAGGCTTTCCGGCTGTTCTACGACCGCCATGCGCCGCAGGTGCTCGCCTATGTGCGCTCCCTGGGCAGGAGCCGCGACGCCTCCGAGGATGTCGTGCAGGAGGTTTTCCTCGCCGTGTGGAGGAAGGCCGGCACCTATCGGCCGGAGCGCGGCGACGTCGCCGGTTGGCTCTACACCATGACCCGCAACAAGGTGGTGGACCTCTGGCGCAAGCTCCCGACCGGCTCCGACCAGAGCACGGAGGAGTCGCTGGCGGCGCTCTCCGAGCGCCCGGAAGCCGAGAGCCGGGTGGTGTCGATCAGTCTGCGCAAGGCGATGGCCGACCTGAAGCTCGAGCAGCGCCAGGCGCTCGAGCTCGCCTACTTCGGCGGCCTCACGTACGAGGAGACGGCGGAGCGCCTGAAGCTGCCGGTGGGAACGTTGAAATCGAGAATCCGTGCCGGGCTCGCCCTGATGCGCGGCGTACTGTCGGAGAGCGGCTCGTCGAGCCTCTAG
- a CDS encoding cupin domain-containing protein has protein sequence MSRELAHPQDETLLDLAASQLDRPHKLVLEAHLEHCGACRQRVGELAAPGGWWLEQLPSEAPSRELWERLERRVAAPAPADPFAAHLPLPAALRTELAGERRPRWWSIGLNGGRITVLLEDAVTKSLLCLGEMPGGRRFPRHEHLGFEQVTVLAGGYADERGEFLAGDYAVYEPGSVHGPDTLDGDPCWTLFRLDGKVRFGGWRGALQRIFG, from the coding sequence ATGAGTCGAGAACTTGCCCATCCGCAGGACGAGACCCTTCTGGATCTCGCCGCCAGTCAGTTGGATCGTCCCCACAAGCTGGTGCTCGAGGCGCATCTCGAGCACTGCGGCGCCTGTCGCCAACGCGTCGGCGAGCTGGCGGCTCCGGGAGGATGGTGGCTCGAGCAGTTGCCGTCCGAGGCGCCGTCGCGCGAGCTCTGGGAGAGGCTGGAGCGCCGGGTGGCCGCGCCGGCGCCGGCGGATCCGTTCGCGGCGCACTTGCCGCTGCCGGCAGCCCTGCGCACCGAGCTCGCTGGCGAGCGTCGGCCGCGCTGGTGGTCGATCGGTCTGAACGGCGGCCGGATCACGGTCCTGCTCGAGGACGCGGTCACGAAGTCGCTGCTGTGTCTCGGCGAGATGCCGGGCGGGCGGCGCTTTCCCCGCCACGAGCACCTGGGGTTCGAGCAGGTCACGGTCCTGGCCGGCGGCTATGCCGACGAGCGCGGTGAGTTCCTCGCCGGGGACTATGCGGTCTACGAGCCCGGCTCGGTGCACGGTCCCGATACCCTCGACGGCGACCCCTGTTGGACCCTCTTTCGCCTCGACGGCAAGGTGCGCTTCGGCGGCTGGCGTGGAGCGCTGCAGCGGATCTTCGGTTAG
- the ispH gene encoding 4-hydroxy-3-methylbut-2-enyl diphosphate reductase yields MKIRRAAKYGFCAGVRIADKKVKKFAREGNRGSILGQVVHNERVVDEMAQLGVGTVQHFEEADAGAIIFSAHGVPPSFHERAQARGLKILDTTCPFVYDIHDEASVALAEGAHLVFIGDPHHREVTGYTRDLDPGRFHILMDVEEARGIDWSRYSKVKIFYQTTLNADDFEDLAGYIESQVSATRADTICYATKENQEAAHELGRDPEIGLILVIGGKRSANTRHLWEICARSKPSHLIQGAEDIDPAWFHGVAAVGITAGASTPDYVVDEVEAAIERLAPMAPMAPAGAPS; encoded by the coding sequence ATGAAGATTCGACGCGCCGCGAAATACGGGTTCTGTGCCGGCGTCAGGATCGCCGACAAGAAGGTCAAGAAGTTCGCTCGCGAAGGCAACCGCGGCTCGATCCTCGGCCAGGTCGTCCACAACGAGCGCGTCGTCGACGAGATGGCGCAGTTGGGCGTCGGAACGGTGCAGCATTTCGAAGAGGCCGACGCCGGGGCGATCATCTTTTCGGCCCACGGCGTGCCGCCTTCGTTCCACGAGCGCGCTCAGGCCCGTGGCCTCAAGATCCTGGACACTACCTGTCCGTTCGTCTACGACATCCACGACGAGGCGAGCGTCGCGCTGGCCGAGGGCGCCCACCTGGTCTTCATCGGCGATCCGCATCATCGCGAGGTGACCGGCTACACCCGCGACCTCGATCCCGGGCGCTTCCACATCCTGATGGATGTCGAAGAGGCCCGTGGGATCGACTGGTCGCGCTACTCCAAGGTCAAGATCTTCTACCAGACGACGCTGAACGCCGACGACTTCGAGGATCTCGCGGGCTACATCGAGTCGCAGGTTTCCGCGACGCGGGCCGACACGATCTGCTACGCCACCAAGGAGAACCAGGAGGCGGCGCACGAGCTCGGGCGCGACCCGGAGATCGGGTTGATCCTGGTGATCGGCGGCAAGAGGAGCGCCAACACCCGGCATCTGTGGGAGATCTGCGCGCGCTCGAAGCCCTCTCACCTCATTCAGGGGGCGGAGGACATCGATCCCGCCTGGTTTCATGGGGTCGCCGCGGTCGGGATCACCGCCGGCGCGTCGACTCCCGACTATGTTGTCGACGAGGTCGAGGCGGCCATCGAACGCCTGGCACCGATGGCTCCGATGGCCCCGGCGGGGGCCCCCTCTTGA
- the purD gene encoding phosphoribosylamine--glycine ligase: MKVLVVGGGGREHALCWKLRQSPELTELYCAPGNPGIAAVADCVPIAAEEIHSLADFAQEAAIDLTIVGPELPLTLGIVDEFQARGLRIFGPKRHAAELEGSKVFAKEFLRRHAIPTADFEIVHDRAQAAAAAVRFGFPVVLKADGLAAGKGVIVAVDVAELEAALVTLFDERRFATAADRVVVEEFLEGEEVSFIAISDGERILPFATARDHKRLLDGDRGPNTGGMGAFSPSGLLSADLAAKILEDVMLRTIRGIASEGRPFVGVLYAGLMLTGDGPKVLEFNARFGDPEAQALFLRLEDDLLPILAAGAAGNFGITRLHFRKEAAAVIVLASAGYPEKPVQGEPILGLDRAAALPNVEIFHSGTALVDGVVVAAGGRVLSVGATGSTLAEALKSAYAAAYEVHWPSKILRKDIGRRALEHGTLTGESGLFRLPIPDDSDS, encoded by the coding sequence TTGAAAGTACTCGTGGTGGGCGGCGGTGGCCGCGAGCATGCCCTGTGCTGGAAACTGCGGCAGAGCCCGGAGCTCACCGAGCTCTACTGTGCGCCGGGGAATCCGGGGATCGCTGCGGTCGCCGACTGCGTCCCGATCGCCGCCGAGGAGATCCATTCGCTCGCCGATTTCGCGCAGGAGGCCGCGATCGACCTCACCATCGTCGGGCCCGAACTGCCGTTGACCCTGGGTATCGTCGACGAGTTCCAGGCCCGCGGGTTGCGGATCTTCGGCCCCAAGCGGCACGCCGCCGAGCTCGAGGGCTCGAAGGTCTTCGCCAAGGAGTTCCTTCGCCGGCACGCCATCCCGACGGCCGACTTCGAGATCGTGCACGACCGTGCCCAGGCCGCTGCAGCGGCGGTGCGCTTCGGCTTCCCGGTGGTGCTGAAGGCGGACGGTCTCGCGGCGGGCAAGGGTGTCATCGTGGCGGTCGACGTCGCCGAGCTCGAGGCGGCGCTCGTCACCCTGTTCGACGAACGACGCTTCGCGACCGCCGCCGATCGCGTAGTGGTCGAGGAGTTCCTCGAGGGCGAGGAGGTTTCGTTCATCGCAATCTCCGACGGCGAGCGCATCCTGCCCTTCGCGACGGCGCGCGATCACAAGCGTCTGCTCGACGGCGACCGCGGCCCCAACACCGGCGGCATGGGTGCCTTCAGTCCGTCAGGCCTCCTGTCGGCCGACCTGGCCGCGAAAATCCTCGAGGACGTGATGCTGCGGACGATTCGCGGCATCGCCTCCGAAGGGCGGCCGTTCGTCGGGGTGCTCTACGCCGGACTGATGCTCACCGGCGACGGCCCGAAGGTGCTCGAATTCAACGCCCGATTCGGCGACCCGGAGGCCCAGGCCCTTTTTCTCCGCCTCGAGGACGACCTGTTGCCGATCCTCGCTGCCGGCGCGGCCGGGAACTTCGGCATCACCCGGCTGCACTTCCGCAAGGAGGCTGCGGCGGTGATCGTCCTGGCGAGCGCCGGCTATCCGGAGAAGCCGGTACAGGGCGAGCCGATCCTCGGCCTCGACCGGGCGGCGGCACTTCCCAACGTCGAGATCTTTCACTCCGGAACCGCCCTCGTCGACGGCGTCGTTGTGGCCGCCGGCGGGCGGGTCCTCTCGGTCGGAGCGACCGGGTCGACCCTCGCCGAGGCGCTGAAGAGCGCCTACGCCGCCGCCTACGAGGTTCATTGGCCATCGAAGATCCTGCGCAAGGACATCGGCCGGCGCGCCCTCGAGCATGGGACTCTCACCGGCGAAAGCGGCCTCTTCCGCCTGCCGATCCCCGACGACTCCGACTCTTAG
- a CDS encoding 4-hydroxythreonine-4-phosphate dehydrogenase PdxA — MSLPILALTQGDPAGIGPEILLKTLAASGSKASHTAGIAGPAAPVVLLIAERVALETVAGLVPGFPWERVVEVDAPDRATLETLGGRVALLDPVAERRQLELGRSRAADAHGAMAALDVGIRLARGGIVDAIVTAPISKESIAHHLLPGFVGHTDYLAAACGLERYGRDYLMAFLAPGMQVALLSVHLPLRAALDGIGRESVLAALECLERHAGGRIALAGINPHAGEGGLLGSEEGEILVPAVAEARRRGIDVRGPESADSLFARLARDEFDWVLALYHDQGLIAVKSAAFGLATNWTVGLPFLRTSVDHGTAFAIAGSGQADASPMIAVVETTLKLLSGELPRRRRAEG, encoded by the coding sequence GTGTCCCTTCCGATCCTCGCGCTCACCCAGGGTGATCCGGCGGGAATCGGCCCCGAGATCCTGCTCAAGACGCTCGCCGCGAGCGGATCGAAGGCCTCCCACACCGCCGGTATCGCCGGCCCCGCTGCGCCCGTCGTCCTCCTGATCGCCGAACGGGTCGCTCTCGAGACGGTCGCGGGGCTCGTCCCAGGCTTCCCTTGGGAACGGGTGGTCGAGGTGGACGCGCCCGACCGGGCGACGCTCGAGACTCTCGGCGGGCGCGTGGCTCTCCTCGATCCGGTGGCCGAGCGGCGCCAGCTCGAGCTGGGGCGCTCGCGCGCCGCCGACGCGCACGGCGCCATGGCGGCGCTCGACGTCGGCATCCGCCTCGCCCGGGGCGGCATCGTCGACGCGATCGTCACGGCGCCAATCTCGAAAGAATCGATCGCGCATCACCTCCTGCCCGGCTTCGTCGGGCACACCGACTACCTCGCTGCCGCGTGCGGCCTCGAGCGCTACGGCCGCGACTACCTCATGGCGTTCCTGGCTCCGGGGATGCAGGTGGCGCTCCTCTCCGTTCACCTGCCGCTGCGCGCGGCGCTCGACGGGATCGGCAGGGAGAGTGTTCTCGCGGCGCTCGAATGCCTCGAGCGCCATGCCGGCGGACGTATCGCGCTCGCGGGGATCAATCCCCACGCTGGCGAGGGCGGTCTCCTGGGCAGCGAGGAGGGGGAGATTCTCGTCCCTGCTGTCGCCGAAGCGCGACGGCGGGGGATCGACGTGCGCGGGCCCGAGAGCGCCGACTCGCTGTTCGCGCGCCTGGCGCGCGACGAGTTCGACTGGGTTCTGGCGCTTTACCACGACCAGGGCCTGATCGCAGTCAAGAGCGCGGCGTTCGGCCTGGCGACGAACTGGACCGTGGGCCTCCCCTTTCTGCGTACGTCCGTCGACCACGGCACGGCCTTCGCGATCGCC